A window from Sphingobium sp. EM0848 encodes these proteins:
- a CDS encoding helix-turn-helix domain-containing protein, with the protein MEPLAISINDTCKALGVGRSSVYVLIKSGGLDAIKIGRRTLLTTDSIRRLAQSRSVA; encoded by the coding sequence ATGGAACCTCTGGCCATTTCCATCAATGACACCTGCAAGGCGCTCGGCGTCGGGCGGTCATCGGTTTACGTCCTGATCAAATCTGGTGGCCTCGACGCCATCAAGATCGGCAGGCGAACCTTGCTGACGACTGATTCTATCAGGCGCTTGGCACAATCACGATCCGTCGCCTGA
- a CDS encoding type II toxin-antitoxin system RelE/ParE family toxin: MRRLIYLESARNDLAGILRHIALEAGDLPIAQAFIEKLMARCEHVANLPGTLGTHRPELRPDIRSLSHQGYVIFFRYCGDRLEIVNVLNGRVDVENHLEGH; the protein is encoded by the coding sequence GTGCGTCGGCTCATTTATCTAGAATCGGCCAGGAACGATCTGGCCGGAATCCTCCGTCACATTGCACTTGAAGCCGGCGACCTCCCGATTGCTCAAGCCTTTATCGAGAAGCTCATGGCCAGATGCGAGCATGTTGCAAACCTGCCCGGAACGCTCGGAACCCATCGACCTGAGCTGCGGCCTGACATTCGATCTCTTTCACATCAGGGATATGTGATCTTCTTCCGCTATTGCGGTGATCGTTTGGAAATCGTGAACGTATTAAATGGTCGGGTGGACGTCGAAAATCATCTCGAAGGCCACTGA